A stretch of Pedosphaera parvula Ellin514 DNA encodes these proteins:
- a CDS encoding phosphatase: MSFIGHAFFVGQEVQVWEGNDNPMEAEQNVWRVSQEVLKYNREGGNVYVSGQLRVTAEVSNLALNKSVGMRYTCDDWRSYREVEGVWSHHEFGTDRDRFVIHSESMIPPGIRVEYAIYYAVNGLVHWDNNASANYWAQF; the protein is encoded by the coding sequence ATGTCTTTTATTGGGCATGCCTTTTTTGTTGGGCAGGAGGTCCAGGTGTGGGAGGGTAATGACAACCCGATGGAAGCTGAACAAAATGTGTGGCGTGTGTCGCAGGAGGTGCTGAAGTATAACCGTGAAGGCGGGAATGTGTATGTCAGTGGGCAGTTGAGGGTGACGGCGGAGGTGAGCAATCTGGCACTGAACAAAAGCGTGGGGATGCGCTACACCTGTGATGATTGGCGCTCATATCGGGAGGTTGAAGGGGTGTGGTCGCATCATGAGTTCGGCACAGATCGAGATCGGTTTGTGATTCATTCTGAATCGATGATTCCGCCGGGAATACGGGTGGAATACGCGATTTATTATGCGGTTAATGGTTTGGTGCATTGGGATAATAATGCTTCGGCGAATTATTGGGCGCAGTTTTGA